From Apium graveolens cultivar Ventura chromosome 9, ASM990537v1, whole genome shotgun sequence, the proteins below share one genomic window:
- the LOC141685140 gene encoding uncharacterized protein LOC141685140, with product MYPDKASGPDGLNPAFFQNFWLVLGKEVYISYRDWLRNNSFPANVNGTNVVLIPKKENACSIKDLRPIALCNVLYKILSKVLANRLKRLSLALTRAVSDGVIHGVQVTPTTLVIFHILFADDSFLFFHANHQEVVTVKGLLDEYARVSGQVINYQKSSIFFCDNVKQEHRNALFATLGVHNNLENLMYLGLSSLVGHSKKRVFGFVKERMWKRLQGWGAKKISRDDTAPGSIVLGIAKCFWGIWFFRNKKVWESKSVNAATAMDWSSKGISEWRQVDATDYQGASSFSIGMVLRNHEGSFVAGKTLCQTMVPSVLEAEARAIMEGLH from the exons ATGTATCCGGATAAAGCTAGTGGTCCGGACGGCCTTAATCCCGCATTCTTTCAAAATTTTTGGCTTGTTCTTGGTAAAGAGGTTTATATTAGTTATAGAGATTGGTTGCGTAACAATTCCTTTCCGGCTAATGTCAATGGCACCAATGTTGTGCTCATACCCAAAAAGGAGAATGCGTGCTCAATAAAGGACCTTCGCCCCATTGCGTTATGCAATGTGTTATACAAAATTCTATCCAAGGTTCTAGCAAATCGTCTTAAAC GCTTATCTTTGGCACTTACTAGGGCTGTTTCAGATGGGGTTATTCATGGTGTTCAAGTTACTCCCACAACTCTAGTTATCTTCCATATTCTTTTTGCCGATGACTCCTTCTTATTCTTCCATGCAAATCATCAAGAAGTAGTAACAGTTAAGGGTCTGTTGGATGAATATGCTCGTGTCTCGGGTCAAGTCATCAATTATCAAAAATCCAGTATCTTTTTCTGCGATAATGTTAAACAAGAGCATCGAAATGCGTTGTTTGCCACTTTGGGAGTGCATAATAACTTGGAGAACCTCATGTACTTGGGTCTTTCTTCTTTAGTTGGTCATTCGAAAAAAAGAGTTTTTGGATTTGTTAAGGAGAGAATGTGGAAGAGGTTACAAGGCTGGGGGGCTAAGAAGATTTCAAGGGATG ACACTGCTCCTGGTAGTATTGTTCTGGGCATTGCAAAATGTTTTTGGGGTATTTGGTTTTTTCGCAACAAAAAGGTGTGGGAGAGTAAATCAGTGAATGCAGCTACTGCTATGGATTGGAGTTCAAAGGGTATTTCTGAGTGGAGGCAAG TTGATGCAACTGACTATCAGGGAGCTTCTTCTTTCTCGATTGGTATGGTTCTTCGCAATCATGAGGGTTCTTTTGTGGCTGGAAAGACTTTGTGTCAAACTATGGTTCCATCAGTTTTGGAGGCTGAAGCTCGTGCCATCATGGAAGGTCTTCACTAG